DNA sequence from the Acanthochromis polyacanthus isolate Apoly-LR-REF ecotype Palm Island chromosome 5, KAUST_Apoly_ChrSc, whole genome shotgun sequence genome:
GTCTTTTACCCTAATCATTAAATAATCTCTGTCTTACTATTAAAAGAAATCTGGCTAAAACATTCTATAAACCTTTCATCCCACTTTAACATGCATATTGGACAGCTTACCGTTATGTTAAAACTAACTATCCACTATCTCCACTGGACTGCATTTAACTGACATAAATCCAGCTGAGCACAGCTGTTTAATTTCTCTatcaagaaagaaaacatttttcaggccaaaatgtgaaaatgtcagtGGGTGGAATTTTACTGatagtgtgttttctttttctttgtctgactcAGTCTCCCATCTGTAGCTTTCACTGTCACAGCACAAAAACTCTGAATTCAGACATGACAGTTGTTACTTCAGTCATGTCCCCACAGAGAGAATATGTATCACATCTACGACCACATACAAAAGTGTCGGAAATCTAATTTCACACAACCATTCAATGTATAAGTTGATTCCTTTGTGTTCAACCTTGTAACGCAAGCACAAAACCGCTTCAGGGTGAATTTCTATCTGGGTTGGTACAGTAGCTGCAGTAgcagagaaaacagcaacaatacCATGAATGACAGCAGCAGGGACCACTTGCATGACAGCATCCTAGGACAAGAAATGGCTTGTCATTCCCTGTGAGTCCAATCCCCAGAAagtgacttttcttttcttagGTCCCATAATCGGCTCATTTCTATCTTCGACATAAATGTATGGCGTCCTTTCAAGTATTATTTGGtgcaatttctgtatttaaaaaatgtgttattttttgttgtgtctttttttatttctcattctctctctttatTGGCAAGCTTTTTCTTAATATACTGTTGGTGGTGCTGTTGCCATACAGTATATATTTAGAATTGTAAACAATgcagctgatttaaaaaaaaaaaatcccttcagGGCTTCATTAAATCACATGTAAATCTCATCTCATCCCTGTAGAAAACTGTACCCTATGTGGGGTCTTAAGATGTATGCTTTTCTTGGTGGCCCTATCACCGTGTCCCcaaaaggaagcacaaaatgataatcCCTGTAGTAATGCCACTATTCTTTATGTGCTGCTTGAATCTCAGTTCACTAATGGATACCTGCATGTACAGAAATGGCAACAGGCCTATAACTCGAGCATCTGTAATGACTGTACTCATCGGGGATCCTACAATGGACCCAGCAGTGCCAGGGAGGGTAGTGTTCCCTCTTCATCAGTGCAACGTGCTTATGCTAATGGCCCATAGATCTAAATGACCTTCAATAGCCAAGAGCAAACCACACCGTCTTTGAATTCTAAAAAGACTTCTGGGGATAATTTCAAATGACCTAAATAATTTTTAGTCACTGGGGGAACTGTGGATATTATGCAAGTGTACTTTCAAAAGCAGGAAGAGGCCAATTAATGTGTTTCTATCTCCATAACCTTTTGTAATGCAGAAAACACACTGGAGAAAGAGGTGGATTAGCACTTCATGGTGGCATAAGTTGGGGCTTGAAATGGAAATTAGCAAGAGCGGGGATCAACCAGGGTCAGGAAAAAATATTCCAATCAGGAAACGGAATGGGGGGGGAACTGGGGCTGTGAGTGGTAGATGAGCTGCACATGTGTTGTTTGTTAGCGAAGAGTCAACAACAAAAGATCAATAGTAGCAGACCAGATTAGCGCTCACCATGGAGATGTGGGTCCAAGTAGAGGTGTCATCACTGCTCATGCTGATGCTGACATTACACTGGTGGATCTGAGATGCACTGAGGCCCGAGGCTCTACattcatcttcctcctgctctctTTTTAGGCTTGCCAGCATTCGGagctcctcatcatcatccccACGTATCCGTAGACTGCCAAGCAGGTGTAAGTCATAATGACTGGATTCAACAGGCTTCAgtgcctcctcttcttcttccttcaaatttatcacccATAAAACAGAGATGACTTATTTGGAAGCAATCCAAAATACAATACTTTGCACTTAGTCAGTGTCGACACACAAAAGTCCACAAACCTGATAGAATGTGTTTTGTGCAGTCAACAAAGTAGTGAAAATTTTAACAACAGGTCATAGTTCCAGACAGAGCTTAAGGCGGTCCTGGACATGCGCCATTGTTTTGACCCTCTAAGGAAATGTCTTTTAACAGTGGATCTATTGATTTAAGAGACTACTATGGTAACGTTATTCATCTGACAAAGTGCAAGCCTGATGTTGCCCTGGTGGTGAATCTATGGCAGTCGATAAACCGGGGCTGCAGGAAGGGAAACAAACTCCTTGTCATATTTCTCTGACAACCTTTCAGTCAAAGCCTTCACTGCATGCTGCCTGCTGGAGTTGGCACAAATCAGCATTCAGGAGCTGCAATGATGATGGATGCTGGGATATCACTCAGCAGTGAGTTGTGTAAATGCAGTAAGCAAAAGCCAAGTGACAGATCTTCCCTCAGGCCTTGTGATTGCATCAGTTGACTATCTTCTGATCCTGGATCTGTTCAAATGGAGCAGGGGCCTACCTCAACTTGTAACAGGCCATAGTCTGATCCTACATACCTTTTCACCAGTCCCCAGGAGCTGTCCAAATCAGCAGTGATCACGTATTACTTTGGGCAAAGAGAGACAGCTAGACATAATACCATCAGTTTTTAATAAGCTGCACATTTGCCACAAGGCCTCCCAAACCCATTCTACACATCCCAGCTAATGATGAatatcatttttactgcaaattacAAGAATTGAGTGAAGCCCATCCACTGAAGACTTTGACAGTCACTGTAAAGAAGCACTTTCAAATGGAATTTAATCATACTAATGTTCATTAAACCAAGCTGCATTGATCGATtgtgaaggaagaaaaaacataTAAACAGTTACTCTCTTCTTTTATGCTATGTCTCTACCAACTCCTGACAAACATGTCTGAATCTTTGATCATGCCTGGTAGGTGTTCAACTTTTTTTCTCGCCACTTGATGACTTTGTCTGTCTGATGTTTGGTGCTGGACAAATGTACAATGGATTCATCAAAGCCTTTTTGGTGAAAACAGTTGCCAGCAGGGATTGTTGAAAGTGGCTCTGATTCATGCTCAGACTATAAAGCAAATTTACAGGGCGTGAAACCTAAACAATGTGATTAAAGAAATTTAAAAGCTCTGTAGAAATGCAATATTAATTCCCCTTGATGCTACGACTTTGAGCACTCCGTTTGATTTTGGACAATCTTTTGATTAAATAGCTAATTTTAATGATGATGCTAAATcttaaatgatgttttaaatCGGATTAACGCAAAAAAGAACTGCTAAACTTGGATTTCGATTGCAAATGGGAGATATTTCTTGAGTGATCAAGACTATCCTTATGAGTGAAAGTGACAACTTCATAGGGAAGCTTGTCCTCGGAATGGTAATATAAGGTAGTATCAAAAACAGACATCTCACACGAGAGGTAACTATCTGCAGTGGACAATCTAACTGATCAGACAATTATTAGGAGGAATTTCAAAATTGTAGTCATTTATGTGCTtgtctctaaaaaaaaaaaaaaaaaaaaaaaaggtcacagaGAGTCATAGCACATCGGATCAGATCTGTTGGTTGTTAAAATTGTAAGCACTACCTTGTATCGTTTGGAATCGCCCAATTTCACTTCTTGTAGGAGTCTCCTAGAAAGCGATACGCTGCTGTTCTTATCCAGAAACTGGTTCACTTCCTCTGATCCCCTTGGACCAgacttgtgtttgtgtctgttagGTGAAAGGCAGCGTGCAGGGACCATTATATTTGGTTCAGCTTTGCCACTGGATGAAGGCTGCATACTGGTGTTAGGGAGAGAAAGCTCTTCTGGGAATATTTGGTCCATGTTAGGGGATTCAGAATGGCCTTCATGTTGCACCTTCAAAGCTGGATCAGGAGCTCTGGAGGTAGCAGGGTTGGACATACTAATTTTTTGATGCTGGAACTTGATGTAGCTCTTATcctgaaagaaatacaaaaacgCAGTGAACAAAATTTCTGTAGATCACACCAAACACCCCTTTATGGGATGATTAGTCATGTTCTAAGAATATGTGCTAGGCTAATGTTTCAGATATTTATTGTAGTGTTCTTTCCTTTGGAATGATTTTTGCATAATGGGGCATAATAATGAAATGAAGGTGACCAGGTGTTGGTGGCTTAGCTTTAAATTAACCTCACATTTAAAAAGGCTAATGGCATTCTCTTTAAATCTGCTAATCCACCTTCAGATTCACAGTTACCTCTCAGTCTTGTAGTTTAAAATGTGTTGTCTGCATATGCACAAACAGTACATGGTTCTTCTCAACACTGTAAGAAAATTCCCCTGAAAATCCAAGTATTGAATATCAAACAGTTTCCCTTGTAAGCATGAAAGATACTTCATTCTCAAAAGTGTGTAACTTGCTCCTTTAGTGAAAATGGTATGTGGATTCACAATAGTAAAAATGGATTTCAGTGGTGACCCAGTTTCAtggcaaaagaaaagaaagcatcAAAATGCCcatgtaaagtttaaaaaaaaaactcctacAGCAAGAATCACTTTTGTTGCTGAAGACACACATAAACCAGTTGACCATTGTTTGAATCCCACACCAAGGTACGGACATGTATTCAGACTGGATGCAAAGTTCTCTGGGCTAGCAGGGCACCAGTGTTGTGTGTTCAGTATAGGAACATAGCATACATCCATACAGTATGTCTGGACAGAACATTAATGATTATGCTAAAGAGGTGCTGGAAAGTTTCTTTGaatccattgacacattttcttTCAGAGAGAAACTGGGTCGCAGATAGAATCCGCTGCAAATGTTGTAAAACCAACTGACAACAGCTGCCGTTATCCATGAAGAAGAAGCAAGCTACAAACTCCGGAGCTACTATTCAACCCTATGCTCCATATTTAAAACACAGACCTTCAGTGAAGTATTCATTGGTATTGCACTATTGGTCTAAAATTGGCATTTTCAAGACCAGTTGTTGACTGCTATACTTATACACAAATAGGTGTATCAAatgctatttttatttctataaatCCTGTTTTCAACAGAATTGAGAAATTCCAATGCAAAACACAAGATGTTGTTTCTCATGAATTAAACTGCTTGAAGCTTTTCTTGGAACAACAAGCCGCTCTATCTCTGTATTTCTCCcttctgttgtctgtttttgaggtGTTTTCTTTAATCTCTGAGCTTTGTTCTGGGGTGAAAGGTTATCATAAGCCCCTTGAGGTTTTTAGCTCACTGTCTCCATATgttatttgttttctcttctccttctaTGCTTTATCATTTTCATAAGCGCAGGTgaataaacaatgaaatataTGCATTATTGAAACCCCTGATATGGGTGTGGCTGTCAGCATGAATGTTCTTCACTGAAGTACTGCAGGGTCCATCGTCTCTGTTGTTATTATTGCATTAAAATAACTGCATTCCTCTGAAATGTTACCTTGGCCCATTGCTTCTAATGGATCTCAAAATAGTTCATACAATGAAAGTTCATTGCTTTGTTATGCCTTTAATATTTCTCTATGTTTAAGAAAAAATGCTCGCTCAAAAGAATTGCGTGAACCTGATGCAACACCGTGAAAGATGATATTGCTCCAAGTTGAGAAATGAGCAATCTGCCATAAATGAGTCAAAATCAAAATCTGGGTAACCTGGGTCAGATGGCAACTAACCACAGTCTGGTGTATGACTACTGTCAGGGTGGTAGCACATGGTAGCTAAGCATGCTAAAGCTTATAGCACAGCATGGTTtgggtaaataaaaaagtagcAAGTGTCTCATAGCAATCTCTGCAACATTGCCATCCTTACCCTAAGAACTATATTATAGTATATGTTGGATCTCTGAGTTAATATTCTTGCTAGTAAGGGGCTCCACAAGAGAGGCCAGTTGGTGTGAGAACAGACATGGCCACTAGTGGGTCTTTTGGGATTTCTAGGTTCCAAATGCGGTAACACTGCATTCTTGTGAGGTACAAGCCCTTTTATTGGTAATGCACATAAAGTTTTCTAAAAGAAGATCCttaacaccaaaaacaaaaaatccgatttttacacacatacactaGACAGAGCTACCTCACGTTTCGCTCACATTGAATTGTTAATTGTGCTTTCTCATAAATTTGCATTCTTCCGTCATGTACCACCAGGCGCAAAACTGTTCAGATACACATCCTTTACACCCAGCGCCTAATCTAAGACCTGTTTCATGAAATTCACAGCATGTAAGCTGTGACATGAGATCATCCTCTGTCGTGTTAATTTTGGCACTTTTAACTCATCATAAGTGCTACTGTACAGCTCGAATGTCTATAGCTTGGGAGTTTGAAAGCCAAGCGGCCTATATGCAAATCTTATTACTCCATTACATCAGTGTATGTGCTGACAATGGACAAATCTCTTTGTTtgaacaaacataaaaatagaATCCCTccattttttaatctatataTTTCAAGTATGATAAGAAAACATGGCATTCTAACGAGCTTTAAAATAGTTTTACGGCAAATTTCTACTTCAGCATAATATCAAGAATGACATCTCAATGGCTGCATAAAACAGAATAGCAGGTAGTCTGTCACATACACAGCTTAACATGAGCCATCTCAGGTTGGTAATGTTTAATGGTGATTCATAAATGTGCCTCAGGACAAACAATTTGGTGTCTTGACGTTTTAGCATATTAAATCTTTACattatattaaataaataaaaaataatgcaaataaataatgcacattttaatAAGAAAATTGCTGTCTGTATGGTTTGCTAATTTCTAGTTTTACAAGGAACCAAACATCTATATCTCTTGACCAATGCTTCTCTGCTGCTACATCcatattgtggaaaaaaaaccttcaagaaATGCATGTTAACAATAATGAATTGTCCCATAAATCACTTCATCAAAactctcctgtgtctcattttgcagtTGCTTATTTAATCCATGGTGCTGCTCAGTAGCATCACATGTGTACGGCCACATAGGCAGGGCTATGTGGTCAGTATGGTGTGTTTGTGGCAAAATACACTTTGCAGCTTTGTGCTCCACGACACACAGCCTTACTCTATCAGCCATCATAAAAATGtatcacagaaaaacatttcaccATAGGCCAGCCAGTTGCAGTGTACTTTATACCTGAAAGAGTTGCGGTTATTCAGTATATGATATTTTTTGGACACCTGAGGGAATAGCCATTGTGTCCTTTCAGAAAAACTGTGATTTCTTTGGACATAAAAAAGTGTGGCCCTCTCATTTTTCCTCCTCTGAAGTATAATAGTCACtttcaaaatgaccagaaaacagaaaaacacagtgaagtTGAAGGTGGAAGCGAGGAAACATGAAAATGtccttctctctgctgctgattttaaAATAGCGTGCACTGCATTATATCAACTGGTTTCTTTGCTTCCTCTGCAGTGTAATTTCCCTGTGAAatgttgtcatttattttttgtgcatgcACTTGCTCTCAGTGTCAGCTGTTTAACAGTTGCTATATGTTAATTTCCCGGAACTCAAATAGACACTCCCTACAAAGCATGTTAAGTTAGAGAGAAATTAACTATCTATAAGCCCTATATCCATAGATGTACGTGTCAAAGCGAACAAGTAACAAACATGGTGAaaacaaatattacatttagTTTTTAGGTAAGACAATGCCCTGTCCAGGCACATTGTTCTGGTTCAGACAGGAGGCAAATAGAGAGACAATGATGGAAAGAAACATGCTGCACATTTACTAGTATGTTATTGCAGTAGTCAAAGCTCAGGCAATAAATTCCTACGGtggtgtttgtttcttttgaagTGTTCTGATAGAGTCCTTATTAGGGCAGCATTTGAAATCAGTGAAAATGCTACGTGATCATTTCATCGCATGGGGAGAAAGATGTTTGTCTCTAACAACCTATATCCATGTGGGTGTCTAAGTGTTCTTGTCAGTGTGTGCGTAGGGGTGGGGAGGTGTAAGCATGCACATGAATGTGTCACAGGATTTCTACCCAGTACAGTACTAGagtattgtatttttgttcgTTTTGTTTTTGGAAGTTGCCCCAGGGAGCAATaacaataatgatgatgataataataataataataataataataataataataatgataatagaaTATGCTGTGCACTTTGAACAGAGGTAAATACAGGTACAAAACCATTCAGCAAACCAAGAGGTATTGcaaaatctaaagaaaaatgtcaactcGGCATAGAGCTTCACAGAAGAAAAAGGTCATACCTGTAGTTTATAAAGGTCACCATGAAAACCAActgttttattatgtttttctaaTGAATTCCAACCATGCACATCTGCAAATGAAAACACTGTGGatgacaaaatgtgtttttgaaggGAACCTCTAAATTACTAATATAAAACCCTCAAATTTACTGttaatgttgtccaaaaaattgCCAGtacctgtgtttttctgtttctaagaATGGATTTTGTCACTGACACGACAGATGGAATGCATCACTTTAATGCCAAAACATGCATTCTGGCAAACTAATCAGTTGCACAACAAAACAAGCTTCTTAACTGTGAATGATCAGACTTATTATAAagttttaaataagtaaaagcaATTAGCATTTCTTTGAAGATAGTTCTTTGTAACTATAGTTCAACAGTTTCATTTCCCTGCTCAGCATAAAGAAAACCTACTGCTCTTTATTGCAAGTCCCTGAGCTATTAATAAATTACCTGATGATATACAACCCCACTGACCTAATAAATGCGCAACATGAAACATTTCATTCCATAGTACAAGATACACAGTGTACTCTGAAACATgattaaatgaaactgaatcaAATCAAATGGGCATACTGTGAGATTTTATGAAGCAGTGAATTCCTTGGTAATGAattgtcataaaaaaaaacaactaacaaaTATAGTTTAAAATCCGGTCTTTGTCAGAGTGTATGTGATATAATGCAGCTCATTTTCCTATTCAAGACAGATGGCAATTAGTGTCCTAGCAACATAAGAGTGCTTCAAATGTGTGTGCATCCAAAGTACAGTGTGCTTGTATCTCTCCCCTGGAGGAAACATACCTCATCACTTTCACTGCCAATAAAGTCATCTTCAGGCTTGGCATCGTACCGCCTCCCACTTTTGTTCTGAACCAAATCATCTCCTATCTCCGTCTTGCCATGGTCACCCTGGCCTTGCCCCCGTTTGGGTGAGTGAGGATGGGACGAGAAAGTGAACACCTCCTCCTGCAGAGTGAGCTGGGGCTCAGACCCCTCATTACTCTCCCAGCTGCTCCAGACCTGCAGGTCAGAAGACAAACCTGGCCGGATCGAGCAGAGTTGGAACTCTGCTGGGGTGGGAGTGACTCTTGAACTTTCCTTGGCAGGACTGCAGCTTCtcttatctaaaaaaaattgacaagacGATGAAAGTAATATAATTTTACTTTAAGCAGAAGTAAATTCTCTCTTTGAAACAAGTGCTTGTGTATGCTGATTGTATAAATTCAAGAATAAGTCTTTCAGAAAACACTCGGAGGACATGCAAGGACAATTAGACAGTCTAATTACAGTGAGTAATaaatcctttttatttatttttcatcatgtgGCTCGTCATTGCaaattcattttattatatTCACATTAAAATTCATAATAACAATATGCACGGCTGTAATTAATTCCATTGTTTGCCAAAAGTGAGTATTAATTTATCCTGCACTCACGTGTTTGTATATTTCATTAATAGCCCTGTTATGCTAATAACTTAATGAGAATGTAACAGTATAAACATAATCAGCAGTAAGAAAACAAGTTTACTGCTAAGTCATCACTCATGGAATGGCAGCTTTGTCCAAACATTGTTGAAAATTACACACCGTAGGTGTAGACACCTATTTTCCAAGCAAATATTGATTccatcttgttttagtcattttttaagaagaaaaatagaaaatcttAAAGTAATTGTTAAACATTTGACATAATGATTGTTGATATATAGCAACGAAGGTGAAGGCTTTATCAGCCTGTAGTGTAGAGTAGAAATACAGAATCCTTCTACTCCCAGATAAGCCTGAGATCAAAGAAAGAGGCACCTAAATCTGAATGAGTGAGCACATTTGAACCTCTCGACAGTATAATCACTTTCTCTAATTGCCCACTGTGTGGCAAACCCTGGGCCCAGGAGATGTCCCTCTGACTTTTATTTAATGTGCCACATTACCATTAATGAACTAACTACTTTCCGTCTGTGGGCAGGGCTGCAGCAAAGGAGCTTACCGCTGTGGAGAAACATCCATAATTGAGCTTTCAAAACACGTGCGCTCATTTTGCGAGGAACAATGTGAGTGTAGGTGTATGTGCGTGAGAGTTCAGGTGTTGGACTGGGGGGGTTTCTGCGAGTGGCCTTGACGTGGgttatgtaaaatttaaaacGGGAAACAAAAGCGTGCATGCAGCATGCTTTAAAATTCATGCAATATTTTGAGGTGATGTAATTCATAAATTAAGAGCAGGAATAGGTGTTTTTCACAAGCATAAAAATGCTGCTTGTTAAAATCAGAACACACGAAGTAGAAGCCAATATCACCCAACATGCATATTATTCTCTTTTGTCTCATGTTCTTATCTCTTGCTGTCTTCCTGCACCTTTTCAACCATCACTGAGCCTGAAATTGTAAATGTCTCCCTGCTGTCCTCAATTCTTTCTATTTGCAGCTGATGTGACCCTCACCTGCTGTTGGGTGCTCCGATTTTTCTGTTAGGGTCAGCGGCTGCTGGCTGCTCTCTTGCCCACTGGATGGAAGGGTGCCCTTCTGCCTGCTTTTACTCCTCTTTCTGTCGTTACAAGGTACAGCATCTGGAGAGGCTGTTAACCAGAATCAAACACCTTACCATATTACAATATGCATTACATATAATATAACTTACCACCATACATGCATAACTTACCTGATGTTTGTTCCGCTCCTCTAGCACTGAAAACCCGCAGCTTCTTAGATCCCTGCTTGTCAAACactctttttttgggggggtgagGGTGTAAACTGCCAGATGCTGCTACATACAATAGTTTCAACATTAGAAAAAGCTTTATAACGCAAAACAGTCCAACAACAATGTTATTAAAGCTTGCCAGAAGCATATCTGTGAACTGATTATGCACCGTGAAAATCCCTATTAATGAAGGCATTTCAGTAACTGAGCTTCTTACATTCATTCAGTGCAGAGAGAATACATCCAGCTACATTATGCTCAGCTGAATTAGGGAATTTTAATCATCCCGTTTTTTTGCATTCAGTCATGCTCAAAGGATGGTGTATTACCACACGTAAAATCTGTTATTAGGTGCACGAGAGAACATATCCTGTAGAAACAGAGCTCTTATTTGTTGGTTCATATGTAATGCTTTTACTGATGCACCGTACTTGGAAGAattgaaaagaaagaataaatcATGTACACTCTGAAGGCCAAGAAGAACTGGAGAATAAGAAAGCATTCAGTAGCACATAAGATTCAAATTCAAGCCAGAAAACAGCTGACTTATCTTCATCGATGATGATTCTAAGTCATATTCACGGGTACTGGGTCAAAGCCAACTAGACTCACTGGCAAGTTTTGTAGCTCCTTCCTCTCTACTACAATTAGTCCCTTTATATTAGTCTAGATTGTAATTATATCAGTGTTTGGGGGTGGAGTGTAgtgaacaaaactgtaaaagcacaTTTTCCATAGTACTGTTTAAACATTGTAAATGACATGGTTGCTTTTGTCACCTGATCTaacatttttactgcatttcaaCACGAGCAAGGTTAAACAACTTCATACATCCAGCTCGAATATACTCTTGATTTTGCTTTGTTGGCTAAGGATAAAAAAGTGGCATTCAGGGTCTGTGTAAAACCTCAACTGGGAGTGCCTCAGTAGCTGAACAGATACAGCACACATTGTATAACTGCAGCACCCCTGGTTTGATTACAGCCAGGGGGTGTGTTGCATGTCATACCTCGCTCTCTCACCATTTGTTTCCTGTCTCCTTCTTCACTGTCAACTATCCAATCAagtcaaaatgccaaaaaagtaATCTTTCTTTCATGGATGTAGTGGTTTATTGATTTCCGTTTCATGAGTTCTTAATCATTTTCTTTATCCTGTGGTTCTCCATCCTGACACTGCTTCTGAGCAGACATACACCCCGAGTCTGAGCAATACTATATGCTGCACGTCAGCATATATACAGCCAAGCGAAGCATAATTTCAGCTTAAACCActatacaaaaagacaaatcacGAATGAAAAGAGCAATACTAAATAGCAGGATGAACAGGGAATTGTAGGCATAGAAAGCAATCAGACTAGAATAAGTTATAGtatgttttctaaaaaaaaaaaaattacctttGTGAAGAATGTGGGAAGGTTCCCCGTGTGATAAATTTTCACTCAGGTTGGTAATGCGCAGAGTATCTGTAGTAACCTGTGGGTTATTTCTGCTGGATCCCTGTGGAGcacaaccacagaaaaaaataacacaagttCAGAGATAACACATTCTGTTCTAAATTCAGTGTAACTTATGACAGACTTGTTCAAATCATTCAGAGGGATTTATGTTCTTATGGGATTCTTTAGATTACCGTATTTTGAATAAAGAGCACATTTCTCACCATTGTGTCTGAGCGTGCATTGCTTTTTATTCCAGTTTGGGGAGGTGGTCCTGAAGCTCTGGAGCCTGAGGCTGTGTGTAAAACAGCCTGGGGCCTGGTTCTCCGAT
Encoded proteins:
- the cfap20dc gene encoding uncharacterized protein C3orf67 homolog, with product MFRNNYQGGAVVEIFSGQGKDPVAKWKLCGGPSAIHKEYNKEVKGFVYCLEGSSQTVKMQIPENGKMSLGLLQRFLVLQVNIPQCNDFSAEFVITDSEHLKRRLHLSTVHKELSVTPLHAKIPFVGLRHNVWSTLCIDLVSLTGELFKEFLRLDGISLFATCKVRRIFTMKQSPQEHRMMVMQLLIDMFFGGASLIDLIPRSCQYPPDVKQITQVLNMENLRKADMRTGFFSSDCVPDHSATARSTSYRRTRPQAVLHTASGSRASGPPPQTGIKSNARSDTMGSSRNNPQVTTDTLRITNLSENLSHGEPSHILHKAASGSLHPHPPKKRVFDKQGSKKLRVFSARGAEQTSASPDAVPCNDRKRSKSRQKGTLPSSGQESSQQPLTLTEKSEHPTADKRSCSPAKESSRVTPTPAEFQLCSIRPGLSSDLQVWSSWESNEGSEPQLTLQEEVFTFSSHPHSPKRGQGQGDHGKTEIGDDLVQNKSGRRYDAKPEDDFIGSESDEDKSYIKFQHQKISMSNPATSRAPDPALKVQHEGHSESPNMDQIFPEELSLPNTSMQPSSSGKAEPNIMVPARCLSPNRHKHKSGPRGSEEVNQFLDKNSSVSLSRRLLQEVKLGDSKRYKEEEEEALKPVESSHYDLHLLGSLRIRGDDDEELRMLASLKREQEEDECRASGLSASQIHQCNVSISMSSDDTSTWTHISMPANQGHHYQKEMTPLLQSNPREWMDVLSPPIMPPSQQRRSGNTWSNRGSLVRGGDESVNEEEDEDEYLNLLYDPCLNCYFDPKTGKYYELA